The Colletotrichum higginsianum IMI 349063 chromosome 2, whole genome shotgun sequence genome has a segment encoding these proteins:
- a CDS encoding Cytochrome P450: MDKSHPTRAPLGDTGFTLEAPANPIPYFFATLLAAFFIYSMQGSKINLPSANPKKFFELTNSRPKKYYLTNARSIMARWFSANPNKPMKMVSDMDESIVLPPSMANEIRSHKDLSFAEFSEVFFQTKYPGFEAFAVGNHSSPTLTVINKDLTKQLAKVTEPLADETSLALKHTFTENKSWHAIHMRATFLEVIARVSSRVFLGTELCRNEAWLDITKNYTLDGFAAGERLRDFSPFVRSFVHWFLPVCQSARKRVRESATIIQPIIDKRNALKAQAVAEGRPEPEYLDAIEWFEKAAQANGVTLDPSLCQLFLSTVAIHTTTDLMGQVLVDLAKNPGIIKDLQEEVLRTLKESGWKKNSLYNMKLLDSVIKESQRLKPLQLASMQRIATADVTLSDRTFIPKGACVSVSSHALWDPEVYPEPEKWDGYRFYRLREKAGKENFAQLVSTAPEHLGFGHGKHACPGRFFAANEIKIVLAHILLQYEWRLPVDAKADIFDYGNAAIMNPHLEIEIRRRADEVDLDKFLEQLV, translated from the exons ATGGACAAGTCTCATCCCACCCGAGCTCCTTTGGGAGATACGGGGTTCACCCTCGAGGCACCAGCAAACCCGATACCCTACTTCTTTGCAACGCTGCTggccgccttcttcatctACTCTATGCAGGGTTCCAAGATCAACCTCCCATCAGCCAACCCGAAGAAGTTTTTCGAGCTCACCAACAGCCGGCCAAAGAAATACTATCTCACCAATGCGAGAAGTATCATGGCCAGATGGTTCAGCGCAAACCCGAACAAGCCCATGAAGATGGTCAGCGATATGGACGAGTCGATAGTGCTGCCGCCAAGCATGGCCAACGAGATTCGCAGCCACAAAGACCTGAGCTTCGCCGAGTTTTCGGAAGTG TTCTTCCAGACAAAGTATCCTGGCTTCGAGGCGTTTGCCGTCGGGAACCACAGCAGCCCTACTTTAACCGTCATCAACAAGGACTTGACGAAGCAGCTCG CCAAGGTCACTGAGCCTCTAGCCGACGAAACttccctggccctcaagcACACCTTCACGGAAAACAAGT CTTGGCACGCTATCCACATGCGGGCCACCTTCCTTGAAGTCATCGCCCGAGTATCCTCCCGCGTCTTCCTCGGTACGGAGCTCTGCCGCAACGAAGCTTGGCTCGACATCACCAAGAACTATACACTCGACGGCTTCGCAGCCGGAGAGCGACTCCGTGATTTCTCCCCGTTCGTTCGATCATTCGTCCACTGGTTTCTGCCCGTCTGCCAGTCTGCGCGCAAGCGGGTCCGGGAGTCCGCCACCATCATCCAGCCCATCATCGACAAGCGTAACGCCCTAAAGGCTCAGGCTGTTGCCGAGGGCAGACCCGAGCCCGAGTACTTGGACGCAATCGAGTGgttcgagaaggccgcccaGGCCAACGGGGTCACGCTCGACCCGTCTCTGTGCCAGCTTTTTCTGTCAACGGTCGCTATACACACCACCACAGATCTTATGGGCCAGGTGCTGGTTGACCTGGCGAAGAACCCAGGCATTATCAAAGACCTCCAAGAGGAGGTGTTGAGAACTCTGAAGGAGAGTGGCTGGAAGAAGAATTCACTGTACAACATGAAACTTTTGGACAGCGTCATCAAGGAGAGCCAGCGCCTGAAGCCTCTGCAGCTTG CAAGCATGCAGCGAATCGCCACGGCGGACGTGACGTTATCCGACAGAACCTTCATCCCCAAGGGAGCTTGCGTCAGCGTCTCTTCCCACGCCCTCTGGGACCCGGAAGTGTACCCGGAGCCGGAGAAGTGGGACGGCTATCGGTTCTACCGCCTGCGAGAGaaggccggcaaggagaaCTTTGCGCAGCTGGTCAGCACCGCCCCTGAGCACCTCGGGTTTGGCCACGGCAAGCACGCCTGTCCCGGGCGCTTCTTTGCCGCGAACGAGATCAAGATTGTCCTCGCACACATCCTGCTGCAGTACGAGTGGAGACTGCCGGTTGACGCCAAGGCTGACATCTTTGACTATGGCAACGCTGCTATAATGAACCCGCATTTGGAGATCGAGATCCGGAGACGGGCTGATGAGGTTGATTTGGACAAGTTCCTAGAACAGCTTGTGTGA
- a CDS encoding Succinate-semialdehyde dehydrogenase: protein MAFDLPFKLTNPDLLRTDAYVHGSWVTASSKKRFDIEDPGTGKIFASSPDFDRSDVDAVVTSAHEAFQTYRLENPRARAKKLLEWDRLIRENRDDIALVLTHESGKPLAEAQGELDYALGFTWWFAGEAERIRGNISTPSAPNRRVLVVKQPIGVAVALVPWNFPIAMILRKAGAALAAGCTMVAKPSPETPLTCLILAHLATKAGFGPGVFNVVTTSLENTPKVAEALCKHPLTKKVSFTGSTNIGSLIAKHCAEGLKKLTLELGGNCPFIVFDDCNQEQALEHLLALKWRHAGQACITANRVYVQDGIYEEFLEKLVERTGKIKMGHGAEPGTTMGPLTTPRAIPKAQAHVKDAVAAGAKVVCGGRAGAEVGLEAGYFHEPTILRDVEQSMLISREETFAPVLGVYRFSTEDEAVRWANDTSMGLASYFFTKNVDRTWRLMENLEAGMIGMNTGNSSAAESPFGGMKLSGYGKESGKDVAVEEYLVSKTVTMTLEDHY from the exons ATGGCGTTCGACTTGCCCTTCAAA CTCACCAACCCTGACCTCCTCAGGACTGATGCCTACGTCCACGGGTCTTGGgtgacggcatcgtcgaagaagagatTCGACATCGAAGACCCAGGGACCGGCAAGATCTTCGCCTCGAGCCCGGATTTTGACCGctccgacgtcgacgccgtcgtgaCGTCGGCCCACGAGGCCTTCCAGACCTACCGGCTCGAGAACCCGAGGGCGCGGGCGAAGAAGCTCCTCGAGTGGGACCGGCTCATCCGCGAGAACAGAGACGACATCGCGCTGGTGCTGACCCACGAGTCCGGGAAGCCTCTGGCCGAGGCGCAGGGCGAGCTCGACTATGCTCTGGGCTTCACCTGGTGGttcgccggcgaggccgagcgcATCCGAGGCAACATATCGACACCGTCCGCACCCAACAGGAGGGTGTTGGTCGTGAAACAGCCCATCGGCGTGGCGGTGGCCCTCGTTCCTTGGAACTTCCCCATCGC CATGATTCTCCGaaaggccggcgccgctctCGCAGCGGGCTGCACCATGGTCGCGAAGCCCTCCCCCGAGACGCCGCTGACGTGCCTCATCCTCGCACATCTGGCCACCAAAGCCGGCTTCGGCCCCGGCGTGTTCAACGTCGTCACGACCTCTCTGGAAAACACCCCGaaggtcgccgaggcgctcTGCAAGCACCCGCTGACGAAGAAGGTGTCGTTCACGGGGTCCACGAACATCGGCAGCCTGATCGCCAAGCACTGCGCCGAAGGCCTCAAGAAGCTCACGCTGGAGCTCGGCGGGAACTGCCccttcatcgtcttcgatgaCTGCAACCAGGAGCAGGCCCTCGAGCACCTGCTCGCGCTGAAATGGAGACACGCGGGCCAGGCGTGCATCACCGCGAACCGCGTGTACGTCCAGGACGGCATCTACGAGGAGttcctcgagaagctggTCGAGCGTACCGGGAAGATCAAGATGGGACACGGCGCCGAGCCCGGCACCACCATGGGCCCTCTGACGACGCCCCGCGCCATCCCCAAAGCGCAAGCGCACGTCAAGGAtgccgtggcggcgggcgccaaGGTCGTGTGCGGTGGCCGAGCGGGAGCGGAGGTCGGGCTGGAGGCCGGTTACTTCCACGAGCCCACGATCCTGCGCGACGTGGAGCAGTCGATGCTCATCAGCCGGGAGGAGACCTTCGCCCCCGTCCTCGGGGTGTACCGCTTCTCgaccgaggacgaggccgtccggTGGGCCAACGACACGAGCATGGGTCTCGCGAGCTACTTCTTCACCAAGAACGTCGACCGCACGTGGCGCCTGATGGAGAACCTGGAGGCGGGCATGATTGGGATGAACACCGGGaactcgtcggcggcggagtcGCCCTTTGGTGGCATGAAGCTCTCCGGGTACGGAAAGGAGTCCGGGAAGGAcgtggcggtggaggagtACCTCGTTTCCAAGACGGTCACCATGACTTTGGAGGATCACTACTAA
- a CDS encoding POT family protein, giving the protein MAENVVGLNVNKVAEPVSDDHGGHHSEKTHQVAAAARDAESQSSSLEGTRSVVDDEAYPTPTEEERTTLRKVADSIPLTSWSLCIVEMAERASYYGVKAAFNNYLQFPLPEGGPGTGAIDPSKPNSHAGALGLGLRTASALGLLFNFLAYVIPIFGAWLADVKIGRYKAIALGVFIGGVSHVIMVGGAAPAVLQGSKAAAVGVFLLSYFLLAIGAGIFKPNVAPTVIDQYKHQREYTKVLKSGEKVIVDPETTINHIMLIFYAFINVGAFFSIAVVYIEKYHSFWLAYLVHGIVYFLLPVLLAATYKRTVRVPPQGSDLNRFVKITTSGLKASKGNIFSKNFWHNVKPTVLAERGVHVGYSEKDVDDARRTWQAVQIFLYIPIWYLNDGGVGNVQSNQGAAMTSDGAPNDLLSHFNPLVIIVFSPFMANVVYPFLERRNIKFGRISRMTVGFILATISSVIGALVQWRVYETSPCGYNASSCDEVSPLSIWWQIPNVALGAMSEIFINVTAYELAYARAPEHMRSTVVALFLFMTALSSALGQILLPSIADPTLIWAWAAPGIALFVQTIVFWYRHRHLNDDVFMTHKEDFESVDSDEKLVGKEEK; this is encoded by the exons ATGG CCGAGAACGTCGTTGGTCTCAACGTGAACAAGGTCGCCGAGCCCGTCTCGGACGACCACGGCGGACACCACTCGGAGAAGACAcaccaggtcgccgccgccgcccgcgacgccgagTCCCAGTCCAGCTCGCTCGAGGGGACGCgctccgtcgtcgatgatgaggCCTACCCGACcccgacggaggaggagcgcaCGACGCTGCGCAAGGTCGCCGACTCGATCCCCCTGACGTCGTGGTCCCTCTGCATcgtcgagatggccgagagAGCGTCCTACTAcggcgtcaaggccgccTTCAACAACTACCTCCAGTTCCCCCTGCCGGAGGGCGGTCCCGGCACCGGTGCCATCGACCCCTCGAAACCCAACTCCcatgccggcgccctcggcctcggactGCGGACCGCCTCGGCGTTGGGCCTGCTCTTCAACTTCCTGGCCTATGTCATCCCCATCTTCGGTGCCTGGTTGGCAGACGTCAAGATCGGCCGTTACAAGGCCATTGCGTTGGGCGTGTTCATCGGAGGCGTCTCCCACGTCATCAtggtcggcggcgccgcccccgccgtctTGCAGGGCTccaaagccgccgccgtgggcgtcttcctcctcagcTACTTCCTCctggccatcggcgccggtaTCTTCAAGCCCAACGTCGCGCCGACGGTCATCGACCAGTACAAGCACCAGAGGGAGTACACCAAGGTGCTCAAGTCCGGGGAGAAGGTCATCGTCGACCCGGAGACGACCATCAACCACATCATGCTGATCTTCTACGCCTTCATCAACGTcggcgccttcttctccatcgccgtcgtctacATCGAGAAGTACCACAGCTTCTGGCTCGCCTACCTCGTTCACGGCATCGTCTACTTCCTGCTGCCCGTCCTGCTCGCCGCCACCTACAAGCGCACCGTCCGAGTGCCCCCCCAGGGCTCCGACCTCAACCGCTTCGTCAAGATCACCACCTCCGGCCTCAAGGCCAGCAAGGGCAACATCTTCTCCAAGAACTTCTGGCACAACGTCAAGCCGACCGTCCTGGCGGAGCGGGGCGTCCACGTCGGCTACTCGGAgaaggatgtcgacgacgcgcgCCGCACGTGGCAGGCCGTCCAGATCTTCCTGTACATCCCCATCTGGTACCTgaacgacggcggcgtcggcaacgTGCAGAGCAACCAGGGAGCCGCGATGACATCCGACGGCGCCCCCAACGACCTGCTCAGCCACTTCAACCCCCTtgtcatcatcgtcttctccCCCTTCATGGCGAACGTCGTGTACCCCTTCCTTGAGCGCAGAAACATCAAGTTCGGCCGCATCAGCAGAATGACGGTAGGCTTCATTCTCGCCACCATCTCctccgtcatcggcgccttGGTCCAATGGCGCGTATACGAGACAAGTCCTTG CGGCTACAATGCCAGCTCATGCGACGAAGTCTCGCCCCTCTCCATCTGGTGGCAGATCCCCAACGTCGCCCTCGGAGCCATGTCTGAGATCTTCATTAACGTCACTGCCTACGAGCTTGCGTACGCTCGCGCCCCCGAGCACATGAGGTcgaccgtcgtcgccctcttcctGTTCATGACGGCGCTGAGCAGTGCTCTGGGCCAGATCCTGCTCCCCTCCATCGCGGACCCGACGCTCATCTGGGCGTGGGCCGCCCCTGGCATTGCCCTCTTCGTCCAGACCATCGTCTTCTGGTACAGGCACCGTCACCTCAACGATGATGTCTTCATGACGCACAAGGAGGATTTCGAGAGTGTCGACTCGGATGAGAAGCTTGTtgggaaggaggagaaaTGA